A genomic segment from Janthinobacterium sp. 64 encodes:
- the puuE gene encoding allantoinase PuuE — translation MNNYEDYPRDLIGYGRTPPHPQWPGKARIALQFVLNYEEGAENSVLHGDPASETFLSEMIGAAAFPARHLSMESIYEYGSRAGLWRLLRMFEERRLPLTVFGVSMALKRNPEAVAAFQQLGHEIACHGLRWISYQNMDEATEREHMREAVQIIRELTGTAPQGWYTGRDSPNTRKLVVEHGGFRYDADYYGDDLPFWEKVAYTDATGAAILQPQLIVPYTLDTNDMRFAAMQGFNSGTQFFDYLKDAFDVLYAEGDPNGLNQPKMLSVGLHCRLVGRPGRAAALARFLDYVQGHEQVWITRRIDIAEHWHATHPFQE, via the coding sequence ATGAACAATTACGAAGATTATCCACGCGACTTGATCGGCTATGGCCGCACGCCACCCCATCCCCAATGGCCGGGCAAGGCCCGCATCGCCTTGCAATTCGTCCTCAATTACGAGGAGGGGGCGGAAAACAGCGTGCTGCATGGCGATCCCGCGTCGGAAACGTTTTTATCGGAGATGATCGGTGCGGCCGCATTCCCTGCGCGCCACCTGAGCATGGAGTCGATTTATGAGTATGGTTCGCGCGCCGGATTATGGCGCTTGCTGCGCATGTTCGAGGAGCGGCGCCTGCCGCTGACCGTGTTTGGCGTATCGATGGCCTTGAAACGCAATCCGGAGGCGGTGGCCGCCTTCCAGCAACTGGGGCATGAAATCGCCTGCCATGGCTTGCGCTGGATTTCCTACCAAAACATGGACGAGGCGACGGAACGCGAACACATGCGCGAGGCCGTGCAGATCATCCGCGAATTGACGGGGACCGCCCCGCAAGGCTGGTATACGGGGCGCGATTCGCCGAATACGCGCAAACTGGTGGTCGAGCATGGCGGTTTTCGCTATGACGCCGATTATTACGGCGATGACTTGCCATTCTGGGAAAAGGTGGCCTATACGGATGCGACAGGCGCGGCGATCCTGCAGCCGCAGCTGATCGTGCCCTACACCCTGGATACGAACGACATGCGTTTTGCCGCCATGCAGGGCTTTAATTCGGGCACGCAGTTTTTCGATTATCTGAAGGATGCCTTCGACGTGCTGTACGCGGAAGGCGATCCGAACGGCTTGAATCAGCCGAAGATGTTGTCCGTAGGCTTGCATTGCCGTCTGGTAGGACGGCCTGGACGGGCGGCAGCACTGGCGCGCTTCCTCGACTATGTGCAGGGCCATGAACAGGTATGGATCACGCGCCGCATCGATATTGCCGAACACTGGCATGCGACGCATCCATTCCAGGAGTAA
- the xdhA gene encoding xanthine dehydrogenase small subunit, with amino-acid sequence MSEPIRFYYRGAVQEVRNAAPTQTVLQHLREDLHCTGTKEGCAEGDCGACTVVIGSLVDGQVEMKAVNACIQLTPTLDGKAMFSVEDLQQPDGALHPVQQAMVECHGSQCGFCTPGFVMSLWGMYLQKNGETPTRCEIDDSLSGNLCRCTGYRPIIDAAKRMGELPHVTFDRDALRVQLQALQRSSVTTYEHGGQHFHAPRSIDELVALRAAKPQACLLAGSTDVGLWVTKQLRDLGDIIYLGNVAALKTIAVDDGKLHIGAGASLNDAYAALCQHYPDELSELWQRFASLPIRNAGTLGGNVANGSPIGDSMPWLIALGSEIMLRGPAGQRIMPLENFYLGYQKKDLQPGEFVEAVRVPLPRADVHFRTYKLAKRFDQDISAVCAAFAFQLDGERIIDARIAFGGMAATPQRAAQTEAFLLGQAWTEDNLVIAMRLLADDYAPLSDMRASNTYRMTTAQNLLRRFWLETRPGAPLLRIAVNAYACRA; translated from the coding sequence ATGTCAGAACCGATCCGCTTTTATTATCGTGGTGCCGTACAGGAAGTACGCAACGCCGCCCCTACGCAGACTGTGTTGCAGCACCTGCGTGAGGATTTGCATTGCACGGGTACCAAGGAAGGCTGTGCCGAAGGCGATTGCGGCGCTTGCACGGTGGTCATCGGCAGCCTGGTCGATGGTCAGGTGGAGATGAAGGCCGTCAACGCCTGCATCCAGCTCACGCCCACGCTCGATGGCAAGGCCATGTTTTCCGTGGAAGACTTGCAGCAGCCCGATGGCGCCCTGCACCCGGTGCAGCAAGCGATGGTCGAATGCCATGGTTCCCAGTGCGGCTTTTGCACGCCCGGTTTTGTCATGTCCTTGTGGGGCATGTATCTGCAGAAAAACGGCGAAACGCCCACGCGCTGCGAAATCGACGACAGCCTGTCTGGCAATCTGTGCCGCTGCACGGGCTACCGGCCCATCATCGACGCTGCCAAACGCATGGGCGAATTGCCGCACGTCACGTTCGACCGCGATGCGTTACGCGTGCAATTGCAGGCGCTGCAGCGTAGCAGCGTGACTACGTATGAACATGGCGGCCAGCACTTCCACGCGCCGCGCAGCATCGATGAACTGGTGGCGCTGCGCGCGGCAAAGCCGCAAGCGTGTCTGCTGGCCGGCTCCACCGACGTGGGTTTGTGGGTCACCAAGCAATTGCGTGACCTGGGCGACATCATTTATCTGGGTAACGTGGCGGCGCTGAAAACCATCGCCGTGGACGATGGCAAGCTGCACATTGGCGCCGGCGCCAGCCTGAACGATGCCTATGCAGCGCTGTGCCAGCATTATCCAGATGAGCTGTCTGAACTGTGGCAACGCTTTGCTTCCTTGCCGATTCGCAACGCCGGTACCTTGGGCGGCAATGTGGCCAATGGTTCGCCCATCGGTGACTCGATGCCGTGGCTGATCGCGCTGGGTAGCGAGATCATGCTGCGTGGACCTGCTGGCCAGCGCATCATGCCGCTGGAAAACTTCTATCTTGGTTACCAAAAGAAGGATCTGCAGCCCGGTGAATTCGTCGAAGCCGTGCGCGTACCCTTGCCGCGTGCCGATGTGCATTTCCGCACGTATAAACTGGCGAAACGTTTTGACCAGGATATCTCGGCTGTATGCGCCGCGTTTGCCTTCCAGCTCGACGGCGAGCGCATCATCGATGCGCGCATCGCCTTTGGCGGCATGGCGGCCACGCCGCAGCGCGCCGCGCAGACGGAAGCGTTTTTGCTGGGACAAGCCTGGACGGAAGACAACCTGGTCATTGCCATGCGCTTGCTGGCCGACGATTACGCGCCGCTGTCCGACATGCGCGCCTCGAATACCTACCGCATGACGACGGCACAAAACCTGTTGCGCCGCTTCTGGCTGGAAACACGCCCCGGTGCGCCGCTGCTGCGCATTGCCGTCAACGCCTATGCTTGCCGCGCCTGA